A part of Helicobacter fennelliae genomic DNA contains:
- the traF gene encoding conjugal transfer protein TraF, with protein MTKKFLITLIVSLKCVFGLEFGGMGNVSAGMGGAGVALKNSPFALYYNPALLSAENSVRFGYSVGVGLREKNIDRIANIDFGNFASSAERFIGTLAGATGGGSGGATGAVASEFGKILDKALTTSGATTGNTLEQKLESVKNGSVDVNTLIANIKQETQNSTTLDSASKDLINNVAGNMDFGNISVDAKGNISGITLSFGGDAGMDQAVRDFQTLQDVLKENALSITSQNGVAFQFAPALFRGTLGTFGVGFFSSVYASTSIKTDPNRMDLILKNGSNYYKVNLDSGGFGYSQTTQTDYEEHSLAHALELGNVHSVVARTFWINEIPIGYAHTFYLKNVNLNFGISMRLMSASNAMSDIWLSTSTNIGDSAKKFATNQPFETKTAIAVDLGTMVEIDLPNFQYLTFGFVAKNINTPTFRYANSEIQIKPQYRIGMAYNRSFFALAFDADLSKNDMLSDSFQRPYSQMIGGGAKFDIKVVDLRLGLMKDIRQDDGLILTGGLNILGFLDLAIQAGTALGEAQGYRFPRYLNIRLGGNFSF; from the coding sequence ATGACAAAAAAATTCCTCATTACTCTTATTGTAAGCTTAAAATGTGTCTTTGGCTTAGAGTTTGGAGGAATGGGTAATGTCAGTGCTGGAATGGGCGGTGCAGGTGTCGCGTTAAAAAACTCGCCTTTTGCGCTGTATTATAATCCAGCATTATTGAGTGCTGAAAATAGTGTTAGGTTTGGGTATTCTGTCGGGGTTGGATTGCGAGAGAAAAATATCGATAGAATCGCAAATATTGACTTTGGAAACTTCGCTTCAAGTGCGGAGCGATTTATCGGCACTCTTGCAGGCGCAACGGGCGGTGGATCAGGCGGAGCAACAGGTGCGGTAGCAAGTGAGTTTGGAAAAATTTTAGATAAAGCATTGACAACTTCTGGAGCCACCACAGGAAACACTTTAGAACAAAAGCTTGAGAGCGTTAAGAATGGTTCAGTAGATGTAAATACCCTCATCGCAAACATCAAACAAGAAACCCAAAACTCTACTACATTAGATTCTGCCTCAAAAGATCTTATTAATAATGTCGCTGGGAATATGGATTTTGGCAATATTTCAGTCGATGCAAAAGGCAATATCTCTGGAATCACACTTAGCTTTGGTGGTGATGCTGGAATGGATCAGGCTGTGAGGGACTTTCAGACGCTCCAAGATGTCCTCAAAGAAAACGCCTTGAGTATCACAAGCCAAAATGGCGTAGCATTTCAATTTGCGCCAGCGTTGTTTCGTGGCACTTTGGGGACTTTTGGGGTTGGGTTTTTCTCCTCTGTTTATGCTTCCACATCGATAAAAACCGATCCAAATCGTATGGATTTGATTTTAAAAAATGGTAGCAATTACTACAAAGTCAATCTTGATAGCGGGGGCTTTGGATATAGCCAAACAACACAAACTGACTATGAGGAACACTCGCTAGCGCATGCGCTTGAGCTTGGCAATGTGCATTCAGTCGTGGCGCGGACATTTTGGATCAATGAGATTCCAATCGGCTATGCGCACACTTTTTATCTCAAAAATGTCAATTTAAATTTTGGTATTTCTATGCGACTTATGAGCGCAAGCAATGCTATGAGTGATATTTGGCTATCAACAAGCACAAACATCGGGGATTCTGCTAAAAAATTTGCAACCAATCAGCCATTTGAGACAAAAACCGCAATCGCAGTGGATTTGGGCACTATGGTTGAGATTGATTTGCCTAATTTTCAGTATCTCACCTTTGGTTTTGTCGCCAAGAATATCAATACCCCGACATTCCGCTATGCAAACAGCGAGATACAAATCAAGCCTCAATATCGTATCGGAATGGCGTATAATCGATCGTTTTTTGCACTTGCTTTTGATGCGGATTTGAGCAAAAATGATATGCTAAGCGATAGCTTCCAGCGTCCATATAGCCAAATGATAGGCGGCGGGGCGAAGTTTGACATTAAGGTAGTTGATTTGCGTTTGGGGCTTATGAAAGACATTAGGCAAGATGATGGACTAATCCTTACAGGTGGGCTTAATATTTTGGGATTTTTGGATCTTGCTATTCAGGCTGGCACAGCATTAGGCGAAGCGCAAGGGTATAGATTTCCAAGATATCTTAACATCCGCTTAGGCGGGAATTTTTCGTTTTAG